In Streptomyces sp. TLI_146, the genomic stretch CACCAGCGGAACGCCGTCGCCGCCGGTGTCCTGGTAGGCGAGCCGTGCGCCGTCCGTCGTGATCAGTTCTTTCATGACCTCTCCCCTGGTCAGAGGCGGTATGTCGGTCCCGCCATCCCGGACATCATCGAATGGGGCCCGCCGCCCGCACCACCGCGAGCTGTAGGAATCGGGACGTGGATCCTCCTCGTTTTGTCGAAGCAGGGACGCGCTCAGGCGGCCCTGCCGTCACCCGGGGCGAGGAGTTCCTCGATCCGCAGGCCGAGGTGCAGGGTGAGCCGGTGGGCGCCGTCGTCGAGGTCGAGTCCGGTGATCTCCTGGATCTGGCGCAGGCGGTAGTAGAGCGAGGTGCGATGGATGCCCAGCGTCTCCGCGGTCCTGGGGATCGAGCCCGCGTGTTCGAGGAAGCAACGCAGGGTGTCCCGCAGGCGGTCGCCGCCATGGGCCTCGCTCAGGGTGCGGAGCGACTTCGGTACCAGGGACATGTTCAGGGCGTGCTCGGGGAGTTGCAGCAGGACGGCGAGCTCTCCCAGGAGTTCCCAGTCACCAATGCTGTTCAGGGAGGGCAGTCGGCGGGCGGCGCGGGCCGCCACGAGAGCCTGTTCGTACGATGTCCATGCGTCCTCCAGGCCTGTGTGGCGGCCGCCGACGCCGATCACGGGATCCGCCGACGGGTCCAGGAAGGTGCGCAGTTCGTCGAGGATGCGGGCGGACTGGGCGGCGACCTCGCCCAAGCCCGGCGGACGGTCCCGGAGTTGGAGCAGTATCGCCCGCTCCTTGCCGATGGCGATGAGCCCCTGAGCGGAACGTGTCTGGCGCAACCCCTCCAACGCCGCCCACAACGCGGCCTCGGAGTGCCGCACGAGCTCGGTGGCACAGCTCAGCTGGACGACGGTGACCAGGACGTGCTCCGCCGCCCCGAGCAGCCCGACTTCCTTGCCGCGCCGGCGCGCGGTGGTACGTGCGGCGACATCGGCGCCGACGAGTGCGAGGGCCAGCTCCCGCTCGTCCGTCTTCCGGTTGTCGGCGGCGATGTGCTCTCCGTACATTTGGGCGGCCATGGCATCCGCGGCTTGGGCGATGGCAGCGGTCTCGTGCTCCCGCAGCGTCTTCTCGGGCGCGACCACCACGAGCAGCCCGAGGAGATGCCCGCGCCGGCGCAGCGGCGCGACGTAACGGGGAAGCAGTCCGAGGTCGTCACGGCCGTCGATGAAACCGGGCCTGGACCACTGGGTCACGCCCTGGGCGAGGACGTGGCGGATGGCGGCGTTGTCGGCGCGGCCCTGCAACAGGGTGGTGATGCGTACCGGGTCCTCGTCGCCGAAGTGGCGGCTCGTGCAGATCATACGGACCAACGGGTCGTCGACGGCGACGGACCGGCCGAGCCGCTCCGCGAGCTCGTCGACAAGCGCCTGGAGCTCGGGGCTGCCAGGGCGGGCTCGTTCGAGCCGTGCGGTCATGCGCTGTTCCTCTTTCGACCAAGGGTTTCTGCGGACTTCTCCGTTCCGCAGTTCTTGATCAGTTTGAGGAAGTGGCGACGGCGGCACATCACATGAATCGTGCATTGCCACGGCACCCTCGTGGGATACGAAGCGGCTACTCTCCGCTGTCGCGATGTATGGCCAGCCGGGTCAGCTCCAGGCGCGAGGTGACGTCGAGCTTGGTGAAGGCCCGGCGCAGGTGCGAACTCACCGTGTGCGGTGACAGGGAGAGGTGTTCGGCCGCCTGTCGGTTGGTCAGCCCCCGGGTCACGAGCCGTACGACCCGTATCTCCGCGACCGTCAACTCGGGCCATGCGCCGTCGAGTTCGGCCGTCGAGGGCCGACGGCGGACACCGGCGGCCCGCAGCCGCCGGCGCACACGTGCGACGTCCCGCTCGGCGCCCGCTCGCACATACAGCGTGAGCGCTGTGTCGAAGTACGGCACCGCTTCGGAGCTGCGGGTGGCCGCCAGCTTGCGTCCGGCGTCCTCCAGCGCCGAGGCCCGGGCCAGCACCCGAGGGCAGTCCTCGTACAGCCGCACGGCGCGTACGAGAGGGGCGAGGTCGTTGTCGAGGAGTCCGCGGGCGTGCGCGGCAGTGGCGGCGAGGAAGGTGAGGTCGGGGTTGAGCACCGCGCGCCGCTCGGCCAGGGCGACCGCCTGCGCGGCCCGTTCGTGCGCGCCGGTGCGCAGCGCCAGACGGACGAGCACCGGGGCGTCGGCAGGGTCGATCAAACCGGCGTAGGCGGGCCGGTCCGCGGCGGGCGACGCCATCACCTCGTCGAGTTCGGCCATGGCACGGTCGGGCCGGCCCTCGAAGTCGGCCATCAGTGCCAGCATCCAGGAGCCGAAGTGCCGCACGACGGGTGCGCCGTCGCTGCGCATGCGCCGCGCCTGTGCCGCGTACGCTCGGGCGGTCTGCGGGTCGTTGGTATGGAGGGCGACGCGCATCATCACGTACCGGCCCGTGACGTCGGCGAAGTTGCCCGGGCCGAGATCGTCGGCCGCCTCGGACGCGGCTTCGGCGTCGGCCCGGGCCTCCGTCAGCCGTCCGGCTTCCAGAAGGACGCGGGAGCGGGTCATGAGCCACATACGGGTGGCGGCCGTCCGGCCCTGCTCCCGGGTGATCCGGATGCCCTCCTCCGTGGCGGCGAGCGCCTCCGCGGTGCGTCCGGTGGTGTGCGACAGGAGAGCGTGCCACAAGGCCTCCGGCACCCACAGCGAGGTGCTGACGCCCAGGGCGTCGGCCAGCGCGGCGGACCGCTCGGCCTGCCGGAACGCCTCGGTCAGGTCCATGCGGTGGAAACTGACGGCCGAGCGGACCGTCGTCAGCGTGGCCTCGGCGGTGCGGTCCCCCGCCGCCGCCGCGCTCTCCCACGCCTGGGCGGCGATCTGCTCGGCTGCCGCGTGCTCGCCCGACATCGACAGGCCGACCGCGAGCATGGCGAGCAGCCGTCCCCTCGCGGCCACGGAGATCCCGGGCAGTGCCGCCCCGGCGCGGGCCTGCCGCACCGCCTCGCAGAAGTCGAACGGTACGGCCAGGCGTGCCAGGGCGAGGCGGATGCGTGCCTCGTCCTCGGGCCCCAGACCGCCGGCCGCCAGGGCGGAGGATCCCAGCTCACGCGCCTGGGCGGCCCGGCCCGTCTGCCACAGCAGCGGGATCGTCTCGGCGATGACCCGCGGCCGCTCCGGCGCGTCCGCGGCGGTGAGTTCCAGGGCCTTGAGGCTGCTTTCCGCGGCTCGTCCGGGAGCGGTGGCCGCGAGTTCCGCCGCGGCGGTGCGCAGCCGGTCGGCCTCCGCGGTGTCCGCTGGGCCCGCTGTCCCTGCCGACGGCCCGGGACGGCCGACGGGAAAGGCCGCCCTTTCCGGCGGCAGCCCGGCGGCCTGACGGCGAAGGGCCTGACGCAGGGGCAGAGGGAGCCCGGCTTCGACCGCCTCGCGAATCAGGTCGTGGCGGAATGCGAGGCGATCGCCGCTCTCGGCGAGCAGATCGGCGTCGAGGGATTCCCGTACGGCTGTGATGAGCGCCGCCGAGGACCTGCCGAGCAGTTCGGCCAGCAGCGCGACGGTGACCGGGCCGCCCACGGCCGCCGCCGTCTGCACCAACTCCCGTGCCTCAGCGGACAGTTGGTCGAGGCGGCGCACGACAGAGGGAAGTTCGCGTGGGGCGGGAACTCCGGCCGACAGCCTGGCCGTGCCGTCGTCGATCGTCACCGCCTCCTCCAGTAGCGAGCCGAGCAGCTCGACCAGCAGCTGTGGCACCCCCTCGGCGCGGTGGGCGAGATGGAGGAGGTCCGGGTCAGGAGTAGCGCCCAGGACCTCCTCGGTGATCTGTGCGATCGCCCGGTCCCCCAGCGCTCCGAGGACCAGCTCGTGTGCGCCCGCCTGACGGATCCGGTCCAGGGTCGTGCGCACTCCCGGCGGCACGCTGCCGCCGCGCACGGCGACCAGCCACAGGATCGGGTGGGACGAGAGGCCCGCCGCGAGGGTGTGGAAGGTGAGAAGGGTCAGGTCGTCGCACCACTGGAGGTCGTCGAGGACGACGAGCAGGGGTCCCCTGCGCGCCGCCTCCCGCAGGCCGTCCGCCATCTCCTGAAGCAGCCAGAACCGCTGGCCGGGTGTCGTGGCGAGATCCCGGAGCCGCTGAGCGCCCGACAGCGGTTCCACGTCGGCGAGTACGCCTTCGAGGAGCGGGCCCAGCGGTACGAACTGTTCGTCGGGGTCCGCCGCCCCCTCGAACACCCGCGTCCCGCGCCGCCTCGCGGCCGCCGCGGCCTCGGCGAGGATCCTGGACCTGCCGATGCCGGCGGGGCCCTCGACACGGACGATCCCGCCCTCGCCCCGGTCGAGCGCGTCGAGCCGCGCCTCGATGAACGCCAGTTCGGTGTCCCTGCCGCGCAGGGGTATCCGGGGGCCGTCGGGCTCGTCGCGAGCGGTCCTCGTCGTCACTTGGTTCACGCTCACTCCGCCGGCCTGGGCCGCACGGGACGGCCTCGGTCCTCATGCGGTACGGCGGAACAGTATGAACCATATGAACTGTCCCGCCGTCGCCCGGCCCAGGGCCCGGCTCAGTCGAAGCGCAGGTCGGCGAGTTGCCTTTCGAGGGCGGTGACGTCGTCCTCGGGCTCCTCCGCGACCGGGCGCGCCGCCATGAGCACGGCGAGTTCGGCGCCCGCCCGGCGGATGCGGCCGGGCAGGCCGTCGGTGTACTCGTCCCCGCCCGAGCCCCAGTCCTCGGAGGCCGCGAACACGGCGGTGGGGACGACGACGGCACGGAGATAGGCGAAGAGCGGCCGCACGGCGTGCTCCAGGGCCAGCGAGTGGCGGGCGGTGCCGCCCGTCGCCGCGATCAGGACAGGCTTCCCCGTGACGGCGTCCGGATCGATCACGTCGAAGAAGGACTTGAACAGACCGCTGTAGGAAGCCGCGAACACGGGAGTCACGACGATCAGACCGTCGGCCGCCGTCACCGCCTCGATCGCGGCGCTCAGTGGCGGCGGGGGAAATCCGCTGACGAGGTGGTTGGCGATGTCACCGGCCACCTCGCGCAGCTCCACGACGTGGGTCGACGCCACCTGCCCCCGGGCGGCGAGTTCGTCGCGGGCCGACTCGGCCAGCCGGTCGGCAAGCAGCCGGGTGGAGGAGGGGGTGCTCAGCCCCGCGGACACGACGGTCAGCTTCACGCGGCGGACACCTCGCGGACGGCTCGCAGGGACGCGTGCGTCGGGGCCTGCGGCACGTCGGCCGGGCGCCCCTTCGCGAATTCCCTGCGCAGCACGGGCACGACCTCTTCGCCGAGGATGTCGAGCTGTTCAAGGACGGTCTTCAGCGGCAGGCCCGCATGGTCCATCAGGAACAGCTGACGCTGATAGTCCCCGACACTCTCCCTGAACGACAGAGTCCGCTCGATGACCTGCTGGGGAGAGCCCACCGTCAGCGGGGTCTGCTCGGTGAAGTCCTCCAGCGACGGGCCGTGGCCGTATACCGGCGCGTTGTCGAAGTAGGGGCGGAACTCCCGTACGGCGTCCTGGGAGTTCTTCCGCATGAAGACCTGGCCGCCCAGTCCGACGACGGCATCCTCCGGCCGGCCGTGACCGTGGTGCGCGAACCGGCGCCGGTACAGCTGCACCATGCGCCGGGTGTGGTCGGCCGGCCAGAAGATGTTGTTGTGGAAGAAGCCGTCGCCGTAGAAGGCGGCCTGCTCCGCGATCTCGGGGGACCTGATGGATCCGTGCCACACGAAGGGCGGGATGCCGTCCAGGGGTCGCGGTGTCGAGGTGAAGGCCTGGAGCGGCGTACGGAACGTGCCCTCCCAGTCCACGACGTCCTCGCGCCACAGCCGGCGCAGCAACGCATAGTTCTCCTTGGCGAGGTTGAGGCCCTGGCGGATGTCCTGGCCGAACCACGGATACACCGGGCCGGTGTTGCCGCGCCCCAGCATGAGGTCGACCCGGCCGTCGGCCAGGTGCTGGAGCATCGCGAAGTCCTCTGCGATCTTCACCGGGTCGTTGGTGGTGATCAGCGTCGTGGACGTGGAGAGGATCAGCTTCTCGGTGCGGGCGGCGATGTAGCCGAGCATGGTGGTCGGCGACGACGGTACGAACGGCGGGTTGTGGTGCTCGCCGGTCGCGAAGACGTCCAGGCCGACCTCCTCGGCCTTGAGCGCAATGGCGACCATCGCCTTGATGCGCTCGTTTTCGGTCGGAGTGCGACCGTCGGTGGGGTCGGGGGTCACGTCCCCGACGGTGAAGATGCCGAACTGCATGGGGTGTCTGCTCTCCTGAGCTCGTCCCGGTTCCCTCGCCGGGAACTGGGGGGCGGGGTGACGCCGGAGCTCCGGTGCCACCCCGGCGGTTCGACGGTGCGGGGTCACTTCGCCAGGAAGGCGAGAAGGGCCGCGTTGACCTCTTCGGCGTGGGTCCACAGCAGACCGTGCGGGGCGCCCTCGATCTCGACGTAGTCGGCCGCCGGAAGCGCCGCGTGGAAGGGGCGCGCGGTGCCCTCGGCAGGCAGGATGCGGTCAGCGGTGCCGTGCAGGATCAGGGCCGGCACGTCGACGGCGGGGATGTCGGCGCGGAAGTCGGTGTACCAGGTAGCCGGGGCGGCGGACGCGGCGAAGGAGCCGCCGCGGGCCGCGGTGTTCCAGCTGTGGCGGACGGCCTCCTCGCTGATGCGGGTGCCCAGGTTCTCGTCGAGGTTGTAGAAGTCGTTGAAGAAGGCCGTGTAGTAGGCGTACCGGTCGGCCTTGACGGCGGCGACGACGCCGTCGAAGAACTCCTGCGGGGCGACGCCCTGCGGGTTGTCGTCGCTCTTGAGCAGGCAGGGTTCCAGCGAGGCCAGGAAGGCGGCCTTGGCGACCCGGCCGGAGCCGTACGTGGAGAGGTAGCGGGCGACCTCGCCGGTGCCCATGGAGAAGCCGACCAGGACGGCGTCGTTCAGGTCGAGGGTCTCCATCACGGTGTTCAGGTCGGCCGCGAAGGTGTCGTAGTCGTAGCCGGTGGTCGGCTGCGAGGACTGCCCGAAGCCGCGGCGGTCGTACGTGATCACGCGGTATCCGGCCCCGAGCAGCGCGGCGCTCTGGCGCTCCCAGGAGTGGCCGTCGAGCGGAAAGCCGTGAATGAGGACGACCGGCTGCCCGGCCCCCTGGTCCTCGAAGTACAGCTCGACGGGGTTGGTGTTCTCCTGGCCCACGGTGATGAACGGCATGGGGTGTTTCCTCAGTTCGGGTCGACTGTCCGCGCGTCGGAGCGGCGCGGTATGCCCGTCACGCTAGGACCGGCCCCGCACCTCCTGTTGTCGTCCCGCGCACCACACCTTGCACCGGGGCGCAGAGGTTGCTCAGCCGCCGGTGGCTGTCGCGGTGTCGTCTTCCGCGAGGACGATCCGAGCCAGGTGGACCCTGGAGCGCACCGCGAGCTTGCGGAAGATCGACGCCAGATGGGTGTTGACCGTGTGCGGGGAGACGACGAGGGCCTGCGCGGCCGACCGGTTGGTGTGACCCGCGGCGATCAACCGGGCCACCTTGCGTTCCGAGTCCGTGAGCGCGTCCCAGCCCTGGTCGGCGCGCGGCCGCGGGCCTCTGGTGCGCCGGCCGGGGCTTGTGGCCCGTTCCAGATCGGCCCGGATCCGGTCGGCCTCGGCGTCGGCCCCCGCCTGGGCGTAGATGTCGTACGCCCTGGTCAGGGCAGGTGTCGCAGCGGCGTCGCCCACGGTCAGCAGCGCGCGTCCGAGGTCGGCGGATGCGGCGGCGAGGGGCAGCGGCCGCGGGCCGGTGAGGAGGATGCGCACCGACTCCTCCAGGAGTTGGTGGTCGGCGGTCACCAGGGCGGCCGCGTGGGCGGCCGTCCCCTGGGCGCTCGGCACGGTGGGGTTGCGGGCGGCGTGTTCGCCCGCCTGGGCCGCGAGGTCCTCGGCCAGGTTCCGGTCCCCGCCGCGCAGGGCGATCCGCACGGCCTGGACGAGATGGGGGCGCAGGAGCCGCCACCGCAGGAGGGGGTGGTCCCGCTGCACCGAGCGGACCCGTTCGGCCGCTGCCGTGTGGTCGCCGTCGGCGTCGGCGACCACGGCCTCGAAGTACTGGTGCGCGGCGTGGTTGCCCGTGTTCGGCCGGTCGGCGACGGTCGCCCTCACGACGTCCAGGTGTTCGCGTGCGGCTTCGCGGTCGCCGCGCAGCAGCGCGAGAAGACCGCGGTTGACGCGGATGTTGACCAGGTTGCCGGGCACATCGAGGTCCGCTTCGAGCCGTTCGGCGGTGACGAAGTCGGCGTCCGCGTCGTCGAGTCGGCCGAGCCCCATGTTCAGGGTGGCCTGGGCCCAGATCAGCATCGCGGGGCGCAGGGGTACATCACCCGCCGTCCGCAGCAGTCGCCTTACGGCATCGAAGTCGTCCAGGTGGATCCGGGCGACGGCCTCCTCGGGAAGGAAGGCCGTGTCGAACACGCTCAGCGCCGTGTGGTGTTCGACGGCGGCGGCACAGTCGCCCGCGTTGAGTGCCGTCTCGCCGAGCCCCCACAGGGCGAGGACGCGAGCCTCGCGGTCACCGGCCCGCTCCGCCTCGGCGAGCGCCAGTTCGCCGGTCTCCCGCGCAACCCCGAGGTCGCGGCCGCGGGAGCGGGCCAGGGCCTGCCGGGCGGTGAGCCGCGCGCGGATCACCGGGTCGGTGACGGCTGCCAGCGCCGCCGTCGAGCGGCGGGTCAGCTCGTGGACGTCGTCGAGGTGCCACAGCGTGTCGCCCAGTACGCACTGCAGACGGGCGAAGACGTCCAGGGACGGCTGCCGGGCGAGCAGCCCGTCGCCGGTCCTGCGTGCCTGGGTGTACCGGCCCGCGCGGGTCAGCGCGACGATGGCCCGCTCGCCCACGTCGAACAGCATGGGCGCATGGGGCGGTACGAGTTCCAGGGCCCGGACGGACAGGTCGGCGGCGAGGTCGGGCATCACGGCGATCACGTCCTGGGCGGCCGTGCCGAGCAGTCCGATCGCCTCCATGTCGCCGGGTTCGGCGCTCTTCAGCAGATGCGGGACCGCGTCGGTGGAGCTCCGGCCCGTCGCCACGAGCCGACGCGCGGCCTCCCGGTGCAGCGCCCGGCGTACAGAGGGGGCGAGGTCGGCGTACACGGCCTCCCGGAGCAGGTCGTGGCGGAACAGGAGGCGGTCGCCGTCGTCGTGAAGGACAGCGGCGGCGATCGCCTCGTCCACTTCGGCGCCGAGTGTGGAGGCGGGCCGGGCGCACAGGGCGGCGGCGTCCGCGAGCGAGAACGCGCGGCCGAGTACCGAGCCGATCCGCAGGAAGTGGAGGGTGTCCGGCCGCAGTTCGGCCAGTCGGCCGCGCACGCCGAGGACCAGCCGCTCGGGCGGTTCCGGCCCGTCCGCGCCCGACGCGGCGATGCCCGAGAGCATCTCGGTCGCGAGGAAGGGATTGCCGCCCGCCCCGTCGAGAAGCTCCGCGACCCGCGCCGGCGCCTGCGCGCCCAGGACGTCGTGTGCCAGCTCGGCCAGGGCCGTCTCGGACAGCGGACGCAAAGCAAGGGTCGTCGTCCGCGGCCCCTGCCCGTACAGTTGCGGGTCCTCGCGGCCCGTGAGCAGCCACAGCACCGGGGAGCTGAGCAGCCGTGCCGGCATGACGCCCAGGGCGAACCGGCTCAGCGGGTCGGCCCATTGCACATCGTCGACCGCGATCAGTACGGGCGTGTCCGCCGCACGTTCCTCGATCAGCTGGGCCAGCCGTTCGACGAGCCAGACGCGCTGGTCGTGGTGGTCGGCGAGGTCGGCGAAGTCCGTACGGGCCAGCAGCGGCGGGTCACCGTGCAACAGGCCCGAGGCCAGTGAGGCCAGCGGTGCCAGCTCGTGCAGTTCCTCGGCCCGTCCATGGCTGACGACGAATCCCTGGGCCCTGGCGAGCGAAACGGCCTCCTGCAACAGGACGGTCTTGCCGATCCCGGGCTCGCCCAGCAGGACCGCGACCGCTCCTTCCCCGCCGTCGCGCACCGCCTCGACCAGGGCGCGCAGTTGCTCCAGCTCGGCTTCGCGGCCCCGCAGCCCGGGCCGGCTCACCCCCGCGCCCCCGGGCGCCGCCACGCGTACCGCTTCGGCCCGCTGGGGGCTCATCCCTTGACCGATCCGGCGAGCAGCCCCCGCGCGAAGTGCCGCTGCAGGGCGAAGAAGACGAGCAGTGGGACGAGCGCCGCCACGAAGGCTCCTGCGGTGAGCCGCTGCCACTCGTTGCCGTACGTCCCGGCCAGGCTGGCCAGTTTGACCGTCATCGGCGCGGTCTCGGCCGTGCCTCCCGACAGGGTCAGGGCCACCAGCAGGTCGTTCCACACCCAGATGAACTGGATGATGGCGAAGGTGACCAGGGCCGGGCGGGCCAGTGGCAGCACGATCCGCAGCAGCAGCGTGCCGTGCGAGGCGCCGTCGACCCGGGCGGCCTCGATCAGGTCCCGGGGCAGCGCTGCCAGGAAGTTGTGCAGGAGGAACACCGCGAACGGCAGCGCGAAGACCGTGTGGGCGAACCAGACCTGGCTGAACCGCGCGGGACCGGTGAGGTGCCATGCAGGCAGGAACAGCCAGCCCTGGGAGAAGAGCTTCAGCAGAGGGACGAGCGCCATCTGGAGCGGCACGGCCTGGAGCGCGAA encodes the following:
- a CDS encoding CdaR family transcriptional regulator, with protein sequence MTARLERARPGSPELQALVDELAERLGRSVAVDDPLVRMICTSRHFGDEDPVRITTLLQGRADNAAIRHVLAQGVTQWSRPGFIDGRDDLGLLPRYVAPLRRRGHLLGLLVVVAPEKTLREHETAAIAQAADAMAAQMYGEHIAADNRKTDERELALALVGADVAARTTARRRGKEVGLLGAAEHVLVTVVQLSCATELVRHSEAALWAALEGLRQTRSAQGLIAIGKERAILLQLRDRPPGLGEVAAQSARILDELRTFLDPSADPVIGVGGRHTGLEDAWTSYEQALVAARAARRLPSLNSIGDWELLGELAVLLQLPEHALNMSLVPKSLRTLSEAHGGDRLRDTLRCFLEHAGSIPRTAETLGIHRTSLYYRLRQIQEITGLDLDDGAHRLTLHLGLRIEELLAPGDGRAA
- a CDS encoding helix-turn-helix transcriptional regulator: MTTRTARDEPDGPRIPLRGRDTELAFIEARLDALDRGEGGIVRVEGPAGIGRSRILAEAAAAARRRGTRVFEGAADPDEQFVPLGPLLEGVLADVEPLSGAQRLRDLATTPGQRFWLLQEMADGLREAARRGPLLVVLDDLQWCDDLTLLTFHTLAAGLSSHPILWLVAVRGGSVPPGVRTTLDRIRQAGAHELVLGALGDRAIAQITEEVLGATPDPDLLHLAHRAEGVPQLLVELLGSLLEEAVTIDDGTARLSAGVPAPRELPSVVRRLDQLSAEARELVQTAAAVGGPVTVALLAELLGRSSAALITAVRESLDADLLAESGDRLAFRHDLIREAVEAGLPLPLRQALRRQAAGLPPERAAFPVGRPGPSAGTAGPADTAEADRLRTAAAELAATAPGRAAESSLKALELTAADAPERPRVIAETIPLLWQTGRAAQARELGSSALAAGGLGPEDEARIRLALARLAVPFDFCEAVRQARAGAALPGISVAARGRLLAMLAVGLSMSGEHAAAEQIAAQAWESAAAAGDRTAEATLTTVRSAVSFHRMDLTEAFRQAERSAALADALGVSTSLWVPEALWHALLSHTTGRTAEALAATEEGIRITREQGRTAATRMWLMTRSRVLLEAGRLTEARADAEAASEAADDLGPGNFADVTGRYVMMRVALHTNDPQTARAYAAQARRMRSDGAPVVRHFGSWMLALMADFEGRPDRAMAELDEVMASPAADRPAYAGLIDPADAPVLVRLALRTGAHERAAQAVALAERRAVLNPDLTFLAATAAHARGLLDNDLAPLVRAVRLYEDCPRVLARASALEDAGRKLAATRSSEAVPYFDTALTLYVRAGAERDVARVRRRLRAAGVRRRPSTAELDGAWPELTVAEIRVVRLVTRGLTNRQAAEHLSLSPHTVSSHLRRAFTKLDVTSRLELTRLAIHRDSGE
- a CDS encoding FMN reductase; translation: MKLTVVSAGLSTPSSTRLLADRLAESARDELAARGQVASTHVVELREVAGDIANHLVSGFPPPPLSAAIEAVTAADGLIVVTPVFAASYSGLFKSFFDVIDPDAVTGKPVLIAATGGTARHSLALEHAVRPLFAYLRAVVVPTAVFAASEDWGSGGDEYTDGLPGRIRRAGAELAVLMAARPVAEEPEDDVTALERQLADLRFD
- a CDS encoding LLM class flavin-dependent oxidoreductase, which codes for MQFGIFTVGDVTPDPTDGRTPTENERIKAMVAIALKAEEVGLDVFATGEHHNPPFVPSSPTTMLGYIAARTEKLILSTSTTLITTNDPVKIAEDFAMLQHLADGRVDLMLGRGNTGPVYPWFGQDIRQGLNLAKENYALLRRLWREDVVDWEGTFRTPLQAFTSTPRPLDGIPPFVWHGSIRSPEIAEQAAFYGDGFFHNNIFWPADHTRRMVQLYRRRFAHHGHGRPEDAVVGLGGQVFMRKNSQDAVREFRPYFDNAPVYGHGPSLEDFTEQTPLTVGSPQQVIERTLSFRESVGDYQRQLFLMDHAGLPLKTVLEQLDILGEEVVPVLRREFAKGRPADVPQAPTHASLRAVREVSAA
- a CDS encoding alpha/beta fold hydrolase, which produces MPFITVGQENTNPVELYFEDQGAGQPVVLIHGFPLDGHSWERQSAALLGAGYRVITYDRRGFGQSSQPTTGYDYDTFAADLNTVMETLDLNDAVLVGFSMGTGEVARYLSTYGSGRVAKAAFLASLEPCLLKSDDNPQGVAPQEFFDGVVAAVKADRYAYYTAFFNDFYNLDENLGTRISEEAVRHSWNTAARGGSFAASAAPATWYTDFRADIPAVDVPALILHGTADRILPAEGTARPFHAALPAADYVEIEGAPHGLLWTHAEEVNAALLAFLAK
- a CDS encoding AAA family ATPase, whose amino-acid sequence is MSPQRAEAVRVAAPGGAGVSRPGLRGREAELEQLRALVEAVRDGGEGAVAVLLGEPGIGKTVLLQEAVSLARAQGFVVSHGRAEELHELAPLASLASGLLHGDPPLLARTDFADLADHHDQRVWLVERLAQLIEERAADTPVLIAVDDVQWADPLSRFALGVMPARLLSSPVLWLLTGREDPQLYGQGPRTTTLALRPLSETALAELAHDVLGAQAPARVAELLDGAGGNPFLATEMLSGIAASGADGPEPPERLVLGVRGRLAELRPDTLHFLRIGSVLGRAFSLADAAALCARPASTLGAEVDEAIAAAVLHDDGDRLLFRHDLLREAVYADLAPSVRRALHREAARRLVATGRSSTDAVPHLLKSAEPGDMEAIGLLGTAAQDVIAVMPDLAADLSVRALELVPPHAPMLFDVGERAIVALTRAGRYTQARRTGDGLLARQPSLDVFARLQCVLGDTLWHLDDVHELTRRSTAALAAVTDPVIRARLTARQALARSRGRDLGVARETGELALAEAERAGDREARVLALWGLGETALNAGDCAAAVEHHTALSVFDTAFLPEEAVARIHLDDFDAVRRLLRTAGDVPLRPAMLIWAQATLNMGLGRLDDADADFVTAERLEADLDVPGNLVNIRVNRGLLALLRGDREAAREHLDVVRATVADRPNTGNHAAHQYFEAVVADADGDHTAAAERVRSVQRDHPLLRWRLLRPHLVQAVRIALRGGDRNLAEDLAAQAGEHAARNPTVPSAQGTAAHAAALVTADHQLLEESVRILLTGPRPLPLAAASADLGRALLTVGDAAATPALTRAYDIYAQAGADAEADRIRADLERATSPGRRTRGPRPRADQGWDALTDSERKVARLIAAGHTNRSAAQALVVSPHTVNTHLASIFRKLAVRSRVHLARIVLAEDDTATATGG
- a CDS encoding carbohydrate ABC transporter permease encodes the protein MSGVRERLASRAFTLLAVVIAVLWTTPTLALLLSSFRPEKEIKTTGWWTVFGAPHLTLDNYGAVLSGGGNGSGRLAEYFVNSIVIALPSVLFPLVLAFFAAYALAWIDFKGRDALVVGIFALQAVPLQMALVPLLKLFSQGWLFLPAWHLTGPARFSQVWFAHTVFALPFAVFLLHNFLAALPRDLIEAARVDGASHGTLLLRIVLPLARPALVTFAIIQFIWVWNDLLVALTLSGGTAETAPMTVKLASLAGTYGNEWQRLTAGAFVAALVPLLVFFALQRHFARGLLAGSVKG